The Brassica rapa cultivar Chiifu-401-42 chromosome A10, CAAS_Brap_v3.01, whole genome shotgun sequence genome segment CAACATGCACAAACGTAAACTACCAAAGTGAAAAGATACATACCATCAGCCGGCTCAACTCTCTCGTTGCCTCTTGCAGCAAATACTCGTGGTGCGATAGCCTGGCGCTTAGCTGGTGATGGATTCTCTACACGTCCCCCCCTCGGCCCTGAAAATGTGACCAGGCTGGCCACAGCCATAACACTTCTTTGAAGCCGCTGCTAGTGTCGTTGGTGCTGTAACCTGTCCGGTACCAGTACCATCCACTTTTGTAAATCGACAATACTTGGCCACATGGCCTAACCGCCCACATGCAAAACACATGACGCAATCTCCAAAATGGTAGCGATGGCAGCGCTCACAACTGGGTGTTCCTGACTGATCCCCTGCCATGTTCGGTGACCCTGAAGTTCTTTCAGTCTTAGGTTGGGCCTTAGAGTACTTCTGCTCCTCTGCAATACATGCCTCCTGCACAGCAGCCTTCTCTACCAGATCCAACAAGCTCGTGTAAGTAACCATACTGCACCTGCCGCGAAGATCAACTCGCATCCCATCTAAGAATCTCCTGATCAAGTCCTCCGCATCAAAATTATTACCAGCAAACAAGCGGAGTTGGCAAAACTCCCGCTCATACTCTCTGACACTCCTAGTACCCTGCCTCAGATGCTCAAAAGCATTCTTCTTCTGGTGCAATGCTTCTCTAGAAAAATACTTCTTGTCGAACGCAATGAGGAAATCCTCACAAGTCATATCGCCATCACGCATCGATTGCACTCCATCCCACCATACTAATGCATCCCCACGCAGATACAACTCTGCGATATTAAGGCAAAGGCGCAACGGACAATTGATAGTCTGCAGACACGTAGCTAATCTATGCTTCCAATTATAAGCCTGAAAAGGGTCTACTGTTCCTCCAAAAGTCTCCAAATCCACAGTTTTCATCTGTTTCATCACCTGCATAAGCGTCTCATCAACCTCAGGAACCTGCTGAATAGGGGGCTGCTGCTGCCCCTGAACCTGAACTGGTGGAACCGGCTGAATAGGGGGCTGCTGATGCCCCTGAACCTGAACTGGCGGAACCTGCTGAGCTGCAGCCATCTGCCTAACCACTTCCTGTGCAGCTACTCTAGCAGCCTCATGGACAGCTTGCTGAACTGCCTCATGTGCAGCCTGTCTGGCTGCATCCTGCACCATCTGCCTAAGGGCATCCTGATCAATCGGTGGAACCGGTGGCGGCACATTCTCATCTCCACCCTCTCGTGAAGCACTAGCGGACTGAGTGCGAACAACTCTCTTACGCGGCGGCATCTGAAAGGAAAAAGCACCTCAATAAACTTCTGCCGAAACTGAACACCAACGATTCTAGACACAATACCAAACAGAAAGGtgctatttacttttatttttaaaattcccatatttccaaaatatttttaaaattgtctaaaaccgattaaaaaccGAGTCGAAACCACGTCCCAACAAATCGCCATCCCGGGTCAGAGCCGGGACGgaaccccgctctgataccagattgtaacacccgtattttccaaaataaaataaataaatataaagtcaGAAATCTCCATTTATTAATTCTCTAAAGTCAACTCCAAAGTCGTAAATCcagataatataataaaacctgcaaaaatcgataaaattataaaaaccgCAAGTCTGAAAAATTAAAGAGATAAAACTCCCAAAGCACCAATCCGATAGTAATCACTTCTGCCC includes the following:
- the LOC103867575 gene encoding uncharacterized protein LOC103867575 — encoded protein: MPPRKRVVRTQSASASREGGDENVPPPVPPIDQDALRQMVQDAARQAAHEAVQQAVHEAARVAAQEVVRQMAAAQQVPPVQVQGHQQPPIQPVPPVQVQGQQQPPIQQVPEVDETLMQVMKQMKTVDLETFGGTVDPFQAYNWKHRLATCLQTINCPLRLCLNIAELYLRGDALVWWDGVQSMRDGDMTCEDFLIAFDKKYFSREALHQKKNAFEHLRQGTRSVREYEREFCQLRLFAGNNFDAEDLIRRFLDGMRVDLRGRCSMVTYTSLLDLVEKAAVQEACIAEEQKYSKAQPKTERTSGSPNMAGDQSGTPSCERCHRYHFGDCVMCFACGRLGHVAKYCRFTKVDGTGTGQVTAPTTLAAASKKCYGCGQPGHIFRAEGGTCRESITS